A window from Candidatus Manganitrophaceae bacterium encodes these proteins:
- a CDS encoding HD domain-containing protein translates to MGGLDLLKGFGRDRRRHLTGPDLDTLNLLANVVEGRDPYTAGHTWQVSRYVTATAKRLGWSKERVASIELGALFHDLGKISTEDYILKKSGKLTPEEFEKIKAHPAEGRRLLQGVEFLKPAAAGIYSHHERYDGDGYPEGLRGDSCSRANYRDCRCI, encoded by the coding sequence ATGGGCGGGTTGGATTTATTAAAGGGTTTCGGACGTGACCGCCGTCGTCATTTGACCGGGCCAGATCTCGACACCTTGAATCTCCTGGCCAACGTGGTTGAGGGGAGAGACCCCTATACCGCGGGGCACACCTGGCAGGTCTCCCGCTATGTGACTGCAACAGCAAAGCGTCTCGGCTGGTCGAAGGAAAGGGTCGCCTCTATCGAACTGGGCGCCCTCTTTCACGACCTTGGAAAGATATCGACGGAAGACTATATCTTGAAAAAATCCGGCAAGCTAACGCCTGAAGAGTTTGAAAAAATCAAGGCCCACCCGGCAGAAGGAAGGCGCTTGCTTCAAGGAGTTGAATTTCTTAAACCGGCGGCCGCGGGAATCTACTCTCACCATGAACGCTATGACGGAGACGGCTATCCGGAAGGATTGAGAGGAGATTCCTGCAGCAGGGCGAATTATCGCGATTGCCGATGTATTTGA
- a CDS encoding response regulator, protein MNRFTNGLVLIVEDDPKTSSILSLYLHDDGFKTIQATDGAEALRLWKECQPEFILLDWMIPNLGGIEICRKNRSRPGWEAEKSVGC, encoded by the coding sequence ATGAATCGATTCACAAACGGACTTGTTTTAATCGTAGAAGATGACCCGAAAACATCCTCCATCCTCAGTCTTTATCTCCATGACGACGGATTTAAAACGATCCAGGCCACCGATGGCGCTGAAGCGCTTCGCCTATGGAAGGAATGCCAGCCCGAGTTCATCCTTCTGGACTGGATGATCCCGAATCTGGGCGGAATCGAGATTTGCCGGAAGAACCGCTCCAGGCCTGGATGGGAAGCCGAAAAAAGTGTGGGATGTTGA
- a CDS encoding DUF3047 domain-containing protein, with protein sequence MRHLVLSATILQSMSHYGVIWDMGNVFQQEPAGPVERCMRSRMSGVPWRRKEMIFLPRFVRDVKPQRTQRSTWRCGVNCLHVNAFMLRIAGSVIIHFFPKRLPVLDVFQVVSIQFRNDRKEALMKCAKRLYLFLIPWAISFIFLGSLSPRPSFALEESLRLLSDQTKEDDLPVGWQPLTFRSVSRHTEYKLIQEKSRPVIRAKSDRSASGLYRPLDLDPKVYPILSWCWKVDGIISKGDATKKKGDDYAARIYVTFKYDPDKSGFLERSLFRIAKMREGEYPPKGALNYIWANRIPKGKEISNAFTDRAQMVAVESGEEKVGQWVCEERNIYEDYLSLFGEDPPRLSGVAVMTDTDNTGESASAFYADLVLHRVTHKQPN encoded by the coding sequence ATGCGGCATCTTGTCCTGTCTGCCACAATTCTACAATCGATGTCGCATTACGGTGTGATCTGGGATATGGGGAATGTCTTTCAACAGGAACCTGCCGGACCTGTGGAACGGTGTATGAGATCTCGAATGAGCGGAGTACCCTGGAGAAGAAAAGAAATGATCTTCCTCCCCCGGTTTGTCCGAGATGTAAAGCCTCAGAGGACTCAGAGATCGACATGGAGATGCGGTGTGAACTGCCTTCACGTCAATGCTTTTATGTTGCGCATTGCCGGAAGTGTGATCATCCATTTTTTCCCGAAACGGTTACCGGTTCTTGATGTTTTTCAGGTGGTCAGTATACAGTTTCGGAATGATAGGAAAGAGGCTTTGATGAAATGTGCCAAGCGTCTGTATCTCTTTCTGATACCGTGGGCAATCAGTTTTATTTTTTTGGGATCTCTGTCGCCAAGACCTTCTTTTGCATTGGAGGAGAGCCTGCGTCTCCTGAGTGATCAAACGAAAGAGGATGACCTTCCCGTTGGTTGGCAGCCCTTAACATTCAGAAGTGTCTCCCGCCATACTGAATACAAGCTAATACAAGAAAAGAGCCGCCCTGTGATACGGGCGAAAAGTGACCGATCTGCATCCGGCCTTTACCGACCGCTGGATCTCGACCCGAAAGTCTATCCGATCCTTTCCTGGTGTTGGAAGGTTGACGGAATTATTTCAAAGGGAGATGCGACAAAGAAAAAAGGGGACGACTACGCCGCTCGTATTTATGTCACGTTCAAATATGATCCGGACAAGTCTGGTTTTCTAGAGCGATCTTTATTCCGCATCGCCAAGATGCGGGAAGGGGAGTATCCCCCGAAAGGCGCGCTCAATTATATCTGGGCAAACCGGATTCCAAAGGGAAAGGAAATCTCCAATGCATTTACAGATCGTGCCCAGATGGTCGCGGTTGAGAGTGGGGAGGAAAAAGTGGGCCAATGGGTCTGCGAGGAACGTAATATTTATGAAGACTATCTTTCCCTCTTTGGAGAAGACCCGCCAAGATTATCCGGCGTGGCGGTGATGACCGACACAGACAACACGGGTGAGTCTGCAAGTGCATTCTATGCAGATCTGGTTTTACATAGGGTGACCCATAAACAGCCGAATTAA